The region TGGGCTGCTTTATCAGGATTACTTATTAAATATTCAATTTTTGCCCTTAAGTCATCGGAATTCCCAGGTTCAAAAGTTAACCCTGTGACATTATCTCTAACCAGCTCAGGAATTCCTCCCAACCTCGCTCCAATGACAGCCTTTCCACATGCAAATGCTTCAATTACAGAATATGGAAAATTTTCATACCATTCTGAAGGTAGTACCATAAACCTGCTGCGTTTTAAAAACCTCATCACTTCATCATGACTTTTGTGTCCTAAAAACAATATCCTGCTTCCAGCTTTTCTCTGCTGAACATAAGACATCAAATCCCCTTTCAGCGGCCCGTCGCCCACTATTTTAAGAATACCTGCATTGGATTTTATTGCAGCATCAATAAGTAATTTTATCCCTTTTCCTTCCACTAATCTGCCTATATAAGCATAATAATCATCAGAACCCTCTTCCTTGCTATCTGTACTGAAATCCATAAAATTATTAAGACATTTTATCCTGTTCTGGTCAAATCCATATTCTATCAGTTTGTTCCTTAGAAATTCGCTTGGAGTGATAAAAACATCGACCATATCGGAAACCTTCATAATTCTATGCACAAGAGTTTCCAGCGCTGCGACCGTGCTGGCGCCTAAAGAGTTTTTCTTGCACCTTGTAATAATAGGCCAATACAGTTTGCTGATTTTACATTTCTCACAGACCTTGCCACTGCATGTAAAATTAGTATTGGGACAAATAAAAGCAAAATCATGAAGCGTCCACACTACAGGAATATTGTTCTTTTTAAGAGGATATAATATTGAATGCGTTATGTAATGATGAAGGCTCTGTATGTGCGCTATGTCGGGTTTTTCTTCGTTAATAAGTTTCTCAATGTTTTTTTTTGCCTCCAAGGAATATATGCTTCTATATAAGACCCTGGCTCCCGCCAGCAGGTTCTTGTTCTTAAGTTCATCGACATAGTTAATATAACTTATAAAATATTTGGAATACTCTGAATCAAAATTCTGCGGATGACGCATTGAGAAGGCAATATTCTTATGTCCCTTCTTTCCCAGGAGATCCATCATGGAAAAAAGGTGCGTACAATCGCCTCCGCGGTCATAATAGAAATTGCTTATATGTAAAATTTTCACTCTGCTAATATTCCTTGAAAAAGTTTTTATGTTCTCTATTTACATCCCTGACCATTATAATTCGTGATATAGCCATTCACAGGGAAAAAACGTTGACGAACATAAAAAACCATTATTAACCTGCTTATCTTATCTATTAAAGAAAATCTTGAGGGATGTAACAGATAGATTCATTTATATTTAAATACACCATATTTCAGAATGACATAAACAGCCCTGATTCCATCTTTCCAATTAATTTTTTTACCCTCAGAGTAGGTGCGACCAGAATAGGAGATTCCCACCTCATATATCCTGCACTTTAACCTGCTAATCTTTGCCGTTATTTCCGGTTCAAAGCCAAACCTGTTTTCTTGCAGTTCTATCATGTCCAATATCTCCCGACGGAAAACTTTATAGCAAACTTCCATATCCGTCAGGTTCAGGTTTGTAAACATATTGGAAAGAAATGTTAAAAATTTATTCCCAAGGGAGTGCCAAAAAAACAAAACCCTATGTGATTCCCCGCCAATAAAGCGGGAGCCGTACACTACATCAGCTTTCCCTTCAAGGATTGGTTTCAATAGCTTTTGATAATCGTTAGGATCATATTCAAGGTCTGCGTCTTGAATAATTATTATGTCTCCGGAGGCCGCTTTAAACCCTGTTCTTAAAGCGGCGCCCTTCCCCATATTCTGTGAATGATATACAATTCTGATAGAGTTATCATCTTCACACATGGACTTCAAATATTTTCTCGTTCCATCAGTTGAAAAATCATCAACAACTATGACTTCTTGTTCCAGATCAAAATTAACATCCTTGATCTTTTTAATAATAGTTCCGATAGTCCCAACTTCATTAAAACATGGCACCACTATTGAAACTTTCATCAGCTTACCTCAATTTCTTTAATGATAGT is a window of Nitrospirota bacterium DNA encoding:
- a CDS encoding glycosyltransferase family 2 protein, producing the protein MKVSIVVPCFNEVGTIGTIIKKIKDVNFDLEQEVIVVDDFSTDGTRKYLKSMCEDDNSIRIVYHSQNMGKGAALRTGFKAASGDIIIIQDADLEYDPNDYQKLLKPILEGKADVVYGSRFIGGESHRVLFFWHSLGNKFLTFLSNMFTNLNLTDMEVCYKVFRREILDMIELQENRFGFEPEITAKISRLKCRIYEVGISYSGRTYSEGKKINWKDGIRAVYVILKYGVFKYK
- a CDS encoding glycosyltransferase family 4 protein; protein product: MKILHISNFYYDRGGDCTHLFSMMDLLGKKGHKNIAFSMRHPQNFDSEYSKYFISYINYVDELKNKNLLAGARVLYRSIYSLEAKKNIEKLINEEKPDIAHIQSLHHYITHSILYPLKKNNIPVVWTLHDFAFICPNTNFTCSGKVCEKCKISKLYWPIITRCKKNSLGASTVAALETLVHRIMKVSDMVDVFITPSEFLRNKLIEYGFDQNRIKCLNNFMDFSTDSKEEGSDDYYAYIGRLVEGKGIKLLIDAAIKSNAGILKIVGDGPLKGDLMSYVQQRKAGSRILFLGHKSHDEVMRFLKRSRFMVLPSEWYENFPYSVIEAFACGKAVIGARLGGIPELVRDNVTGLTFEPGNSDDLRAKIEYLISNPDKAAQMGANARQFVEQELSSEKHYQKLMEIYDCLINKSISV